AGCTCCGCGATGCGGGCCATCTCCTCCTCCCCCATGCCCCGGGTCGTCACCGAGGGGGTGCCCAGGCGGATGCCGCTGGTGACGGCCGGCGGCCTTTCATCGAAGGGAACGGAATTCTTGTTGGCGGTGATGCCCGCCTTGTCCAGGGCCTGCTCGGCCTCCTTGCCGGTAATGCCCTTGTTCGTGAGGTCGATGAGCATCAGGTGGTTGTCGGTCCCTCCGGATATGACCCGAAAACCCCGGGCCACAAGCTCCGAAGCCAGCCGCTTGGCGTTTCGGACGACTCTTCTCTGGTACTCCCGGAACTCCGGGGAGAGGGCTTCCCGGAAGGCCACCGCCTTGGCCGCAACCACGTGCACCAGGGGGCCGCCCTGGATGCCGGGGAAAATCTGCTTGTCCACGGCCCTGGCGTATTCGGCCTTGCACATGATCATGCCCCCGCGCGGCCCCCGCAGGGTCTTGTGGGTCGTCGTGGTGACGAAATCGGCGTGGGGCACGGGCGAGGGATGCTCTCCCGCGGCGATGAGGCCCGCTATGTGGGCGATGTCGGCCATGAGATAGGCCCCCGCTTCGCGGGCTATGGCGCCGAAGGCCTCGAAATCGATGATGCGGGAGTACGCGCTGGCCCCCACCACGACCATCCGGGGCCTGTGCTCCAGGGCTAGCCGTCTCACGTCCTCCATGTCCACGGTCCCGGTCTCGCGGCTCACGCCGTAGGGCACGTTCCGGTACAGGGTGCCCGAGAAGCTGACCGTGGCTCCATGCGTGAGGTGCCCGCCGTGGCTCAGGCTCATGCCCATGATGGTGTCGCCGGGCTTGAGGACGGCAAAATAGGCGGCCATGTTGGCCTGGCTTCCGGAATGGGGCTGCACGTTGACGTGCTCGGCGCCGAAGAGCTCCTTTGCCCGCCCGATGGC
This genomic interval from Nitrospirota bacterium contains the following:
- the glyA gene encoding serine hydroxymethyltransferase, translated to MDLDTLRARDPEVYDAIVRETRREEEKIVLIASENYASRAVMEAQGSVFTNKYAEGYPGRRYYAGCEYADVVENLAIGRAKELFGAEHVNVQPHSGSQANMAAYFAVLKPGDTIMGMSLSHGGHLTHGATVSFSGTLYRNVPYGVSRETGTVDMEDVRRLALEHRPRMVVVGASAYSRIIDFEAFGAIAREAGAYLMADIAHIAGLIAAGEHPSPVPHADFVTTTTHKTLRGPRGGMIMCKAEYARAVDKQIFPGIQGGPLVHVVAAKAVAFREALSPEFREYQRRVVRNAKRLASELVARGFRVISGGTDNHLMLIDLTNKGITGKEAEQALDKAGITANKNSVPFDERPPAVTSGIRLGTPSVTTRGMGEEEMARIAELIDEVLQNGPDDAKMQGYRERVHSLCRRFPIYRS